In the Sarcophilus harrisii chromosome 3, mSarHar1.11, whole genome shotgun sequence genome, one interval contains:
- the LOC105750186 gene encoding 3-beta-hydroxysteroid sulfotransferase-like, producing the protein MQDEFEVQDKDVFVVTYPKSETSRRKKSPRESCFHGESQQLRVFEGNPLFHSVEDIERMQDEFEVQDKDVIVATYPKSGTHWMIDILSLIYSKGDPTWIKSVPAWKRSPWLEFKNNNEIFKNKKDAGLLASHLPVHLFPKSCFTSKAKSFKSLKFPTSSTVNFKVPFPVPYGSWFDHIKGWLSMRNSENFLLITYEELYQVGSLFPFIFHVFKGPY; encoded by the exons ATGCAGGATGAATTTGAGGTTCAGGACAAGGACGTCTTTGTTGTGACCTACCCCAAGTCAG AAACTTCCAGAAGAAAGAAGTCACCAAGAGAGAGCTGCTTTCATGGAGAATCTCAGCAACTTCGTGTTTTTGAAGGGAATCCCTTATTTCACAGTGTGGAAGATATTGAAAGAATGCAGGATGAATTTGAGGTTCAGGACAAGGATGTCATTGTTGCGACCTACCCCAAGTCAG GAACCCACTGGATGATAGATATCCTCAGTTTGATCTACTCAAAAGGAGACCCTACTTGGATCAAATCTGTCCCTGCTTGGAAACGTTCTCCCTGGTTAGagtttaaaaataacaatgagATATTCAAGAATAAGAAAGATGCAGGGCTCCTCGCTTCTCATCTCCCAGTCCATCTCTTTCCTAAGTCCTGTTTCACCAGCAAGGCCAAG AGTTTCAAGTCCCTCAAGTTCCCCACTTCCTCCACGGTGAACTTTAAAG TTCCCTTCCCAGTGCCATATGGGTCCTGGTTTGACCACATCAAAGGATGGCTGTccatgagaaattcagagaattttTTGCTCATAACATATGAGGAACTTTATCAGGTAGGatcccttttccctttcatttttcatgttttcaaagGTCCCTATTAA